The proteins below come from a single Cytobacillus luteolus genomic window:
- the menB gene encoding 1,4-dihydroxy-2-naphthoyl-CoA synthase — translation MAFEWVAERKYEDILYETLNGIAKITINRPEVRNAFRPKTVMELIDAFAYARDDANIGVIVLAGAGDDAFCSGGDQRVRGHGGYVGEDQIPRLNVLDLQRLIRVIPKPVVAMVSGYAIGGGHVLHIVCDLTIAADNAIFGQTGPKVGSFDAGYGSGYLARIVGHKKAREIWFLCRQYNAQEALDMGLVNTVVPLEKLEEETVQWCKEMLEKSPTALRFLKAAFNADTDGLAGIQQFAGDATLLYYTTDEAKEGRDAFKERRQPDFKQFPRFP, via the coding sequence ATGGCATTTGAATGGGTTGCTGAACGTAAGTATGAAGACATTCTGTATGAAACATTAAACGGAATTGCTAAAATTACAATAAACCGTCCCGAAGTACGTAACGCCTTCCGTCCAAAAACGGTAATGGAATTGATTGATGCATTTGCTTATGCACGTGATGATGCTAACATTGGGGTTATCGTATTAGCAGGAGCAGGAGATGATGCATTCTGTTCTGGTGGAGATCAAAGAGTACGTGGACATGGTGGATATGTTGGTGAGGACCAAATTCCACGTTTAAACGTATTAGATTTACAACGCTTAATTCGTGTAATTCCGAAGCCGGTTGTGGCAATGGTGTCTGGTTATGCAATCGGTGGGGGTCATGTTTTACATATTGTATGTGATCTAACAATTGCGGCGGACAACGCTATTTTTGGCCAAACAGGACCGAAAGTTGGAAGCTTTGATGCTGGATACGGCTCTGGCTACTTAGCACGTATTGTTGGTCATAAAAAGGCTAGAGAAATCTGGTTCCTATGCCGTCAATATAATGCACAAGAAGCACTAGATATGGGCTTAGTAAATACAGTTGTTCCACTAGAGAAGCTTGAGGAAGAAACAGTTCAATGGTGCAAAGAGATGTTAGAGAAGAGCCCAACAGCTCTGCGCTTCTTAAAAGCAGCATTTAATGCTGATACAGATGGCTTAGCAGGAATCCAACAGTTCGCTGGTGACGCTACATTACTTTATTACACTACTGATGAAGCAAAAGAAGGTCGTGACGCCTTCAAAGAAAGACGTCAACCAGACTTTAAGCAATTCCCTAGATTTCCATAA
- the menD gene encoding 2-succinyl-5-enolpyruvyl-6-hydroxy-3-cyclohexene-1-carboxylic-acid synthase, translating into MNENNALTTYVASFIDELVRVGVTTAVISPGSRSTPMAILMAEHSNMDVYVNIDERSAAFFALGIAKEKKTPVAILCTSGTAAANYYPAIVEASISRVPLLVLTADRPHELRDVGAPQAIDQIHMYGKYAKWFVEMALPEDTNEMIKYARTMAARATGKSLTAPAGPVHLNFPFREPLIPNIDADSLWNKGTFNNPKHVNVSIGRPVIDESLKSYLFELLSSYEKGVIICGEQVSEEFSEYITKVASLFGFPILADPLSQLRSGSHSKEYIIDCYDTFLRNQDFTKTYQPDIIIRFGAMPISKALLQYVKANEGCKQIVIDSDGGWREPTLSASEMVYCDEIKFCEAMLALGQNKDIAKTNWTNDWILINEITMSELMSIQKEEVLAEGKVIVELKRLLPTNSTLFIGNSMPIRDVDSFFTNTEKALKIMANRGANGIDGTISTALGVSASSSDRLVLVIGDLTFFHDLNGLLAAKKYSIPITIVLINNNGGGIFSFLPQAKEEKHFETLFGTPLDLDFEHVVKMYGGNFTRINTWESFEMELLLADEKQGISVIEVPSVREENVTIHRTLWNRVSQEISNFIIKSDKQ; encoded by the coding sequence GGAGTGACAACAGCTGTAATTAGCCCTGGTTCACGTTCAACACCTATGGCAATCTTAATGGCTGAGCATTCTAATATGGACGTGTATGTGAACATTGACGAGCGCTCAGCCGCTTTTTTTGCTCTTGGAATAGCGAAAGAAAAGAAAACACCAGTTGCTATATTGTGTACATCAGGTACAGCTGCTGCAAACTATTATCCAGCAATCGTTGAGGCGAGTATATCTCGAGTTCCTCTTCTAGTACTAACGGCAGATCGACCACATGAGCTAAGAGATGTTGGGGCACCCCAGGCCATAGATCAAATTCATATGTACGGTAAGTATGCAAAATGGTTTGTAGAAATGGCTTTACCTGAGGACACAAATGAAATGATAAAATACGCTAGAACAATGGCAGCTAGAGCTACAGGAAAATCCTTAACAGCCCCGGCTGGTCCAGTTCACTTGAATTTTCCATTTCGCGAACCATTAATACCAAATATTGATGCTGATAGTTTATGGAATAAAGGAACATTTAATAACCCAAAACATGTAAACGTTTCAATAGGTAGACCAGTAATTGATGAAAGTCTTAAAAGTTACTTATTTGAACTTCTAAGCTCTTATGAAAAAGGAGTAATCATTTGTGGTGAGCAGGTTAGTGAGGAATTCTCCGAGTATATAACGAAAGTTGCTAGTTTATTTGGATTCCCGATTCTGGCGGACCCACTATCACAGCTTAGAAGTGGATCCCACTCTAAAGAATACATAATTGATTGTTACGATACTTTTTTGCGTAATCAGGACTTTACCAAAACCTATCAACCTGACATTATCATTCGTTTTGGAGCGATGCCTATTTCAAAGGCTCTATTACAATATGTTAAAGCCAATGAAGGCTGTAAACAAATTGTTATTGATAGTGATGGAGGATGGCGTGAACCTACATTATCTGCTTCCGAAATGGTCTATTGCGATGAAATAAAATTTTGTGAAGCGATGTTGGCATTAGGTCAAAACAAAGATATAGCGAAAACGAACTGGACGAATGATTGGATTCTTATAAATGAGATAACTATGTCGGAATTAATGTCCATCCAGAAGGAAGAAGTACTAGCAGAAGGAAAAGTAATTGTAGAGCTAAAAAGGTTACTGCCAACTAACTCAACTTTGTTTATTGGAAATAGTATGCCAATACGAGATGTGGACTCATTTTTTACAAATACAGAAAAAGCTCTTAAGATTATGGCAAATCGAGGTGCAAATGGGATCGATGGAACAATATCTACAGCACTAGGTGTTTCAGCTTCATCCTCAGATAGATTAGTTTTAGTGATTGGTGATTTAACTTTCTTCCATGATCTAAATGGTCTTCTTGCAGCCAAAAAATACTCTATACCAATAACAATTGTTTTAATAAACAATAATGGTGGAGGAATATTCTCATTTTTACCTCAAGCAAAAGAGGAAAAACATTTCGAAACATTATTTGGCACTCCTCTTGATTTGGATTTTGAACATGTTGTAAAAATGTATGGTGGAAACTTTACTAGAATAAATACTTGGGAGTCATTCGAGATGGAATTACTGTTAGCTGATGAAAAGCAAGGTATATCAGTTATCGAGGTCCCTTCGGTCAGAGAGGAAAATGTCACTATCCATCGGACATTGTGGAATCGTGTTTCCCAGGAAATATCAAATTTCATCATAAAAAGTGACAAACAATGA
- the menH gene encoding 2-succinyl-6-hydroxy-2,4-cyclohexadiene-1-carboxylate synthase codes for MKIVVSDITYYVEIRGKGSSLLFLHGFTGSSQNWLPIVSMFEDTYQCILIDILGHGRTDSPANSKLYDIEKVSRDIISILDELLIDNVTLIGYSMGGRLALALAINYPQRINKLILESSSPGLLLESERNIRSENDLKLANDIRKNGIEWFVNYWEQIPLFETQHSLSTEVKQAIRKQRLNNKTVGLVNSLIGMGTGSQPSYWDRLGSLEIPVLLICGEVDQKFCEIAKQMSKKLPNAKVEKITGVGHAIHVEHPKFFGKIVSEFL; via the coding sequence ATGAAAATTGTCGTAAGTGATATTACCTATTATGTTGAAATTAGGGGAAAAGGGTCATCGCTTTTATTTTTACACGGATTCACTGGAAGCTCGCAAAATTGGTTGCCGATTGTATCGATGTTTGAAGATACCTATCAATGTATACTAATAGATATACTCGGGCATGGTAGGACAGATTCACCAGCGAATTCGAAGCTATATGATATTGAAAAAGTTAGTAGGGATATTATTTCAATCCTTGATGAACTATTAATTGATAATGTTACTTTAATAGGATATTCAATGGGTGGAAGACTAGCTTTAGCGTTGGCAATAAACTATCCACAACGGATAAATAAATTAATTCTAGAGAGCAGCTCACCAGGTCTCCTGTTAGAAAGTGAAAGAAATATAAGATCTGAAAATGATCTGAAATTAGCGAATGATATTAGAAAAAATGGAATAGAGTGGTTTGTGAATTATTGGGAACAAATTCCCTTATTTGAAACTCAACATTCACTTTCAACTGAGGTAAAACAAGCCATTCGAAAACAGCGTTTAAATAATAAAACTGTTGGCTTGGTAAACAGCCTTATAGGAATGGGCACTGGAAGCCAACCTTCCTATTGGGATAGGTTAGGTTCACTTGAAATACCTGTTCTATTAATTTGCGGTGAAGTTGATCAAAAGTTTTGTGAAATAGCTAAACAGATGTCAAAAAAATTACCAAATGCTAAGGTTGAAAAAATAACAGGTGTTGGACATGCAATACATGTGGAACATCCTAAGTTTTTTGGTAAAATAGTAAGTGAGTTTTTATGA